In one Flavobacteriales bacterium genomic region, the following are encoded:
- the rodA gene encoding rod shape-determining protein RodA, with protein sequence MSARENVAANFDRPLLLIYLALMFMGWANIYSAAYDPDQASIFDLDKEYGKQAVWMGISLTLGAGILLVRGQFIRDSAFLIYAFVMLLLALVLVVGKEVNGAKAWFGVGSFGIQPAEFAKYATSLALARYLSGLKALIDLRSRAVSALLILAPVGLIMLQPDTGTALVSGAFILVLYREGLSGNVLLLAILAAFLSILSLILKESSFDLPFTDRALSGPMFLLLVIIIIGALAWLVVRNMVVKRARRRLYAYIVIGVLASAAFIGSLDYAFEKVLAQHQRDRILVMLGQMEDPQGLGYNVKQSQTAIGSGGFSGKGYLEGTLTKFKYVPMQSTDFIFCTVGEEWGFLGTSFVVILFTVLILRIIQISDRQRSKFTRIYAYCVASIFFLHLMINVGMTIGLAPVIGIPLPFFSYGGSSMIGFTLLLGTLVRLDAERLSLLR encoded by the coding sequence ATGAGCGCCAGGGAGAATGTCGCCGCCAATTTCGACCGGCCGCTGCTGCTGATCTACCTGGCCCTGATGTTCATGGGGTGGGCCAACATCTACTCGGCCGCCTATGACCCCGACCAGGCGAGCATCTTCGACCTCGACAAGGAATACGGCAAGCAAGCCGTGTGGATGGGCATCAGCCTTACGCTGGGTGCGGGCATCCTGCTGGTGCGCGGCCAGTTCATCCGCGACTCCGCCTTCCTGATCTACGCATTCGTGATGCTGCTGCTCGCGCTGGTGCTGGTGGTGGGCAAGGAGGTGAACGGCGCCAAGGCCTGGTTCGGCGTGGGCAGCTTCGGCATACAGCCAGCGGAGTTCGCCAAGTACGCCACCTCGCTCGCGCTTGCCCGCTACCTCAGCGGCCTCAAGGCGCTCATCGACCTCCGGTCCAGGGCGGTCAGCGCGCTGCTCATCCTCGCCCCGGTGGGCCTCATCATGCTCCAGCCCGATACAGGGACGGCCTTGGTCTCCGGCGCCTTCATCCTCGTGCTCTACCGCGAGGGCCTCTCCGGCAACGTGCTGCTGCTGGCCATCCTGGCGGCCTTCCTCTCCATCCTCTCCCTCATCCTCAAGGAGAGCTCCTTCGACCTTCCATTCACGGACCGCGCGCTCAGCGGACCGATGTTCCTGCTGCTCGTCATCATCATCATCGGGGCGCTCGCTTGGCTGGTGGTGCGCAACATGGTGGTGAAGCGGGCGCGGCGGCGGCTCTACGCCTACATCGTCATCGGCGTGCTGGCTTCCGCAGCCTTCATCGGCAGCTTGGATTACGCATTCGAGAAGGTGCTCGCCCAGCACCAGCGCGATCGCATCCTGGTGATGCTGGGGCAGATGGAGGACCCCCAGGGGCTGGGCTACAACGTGAAGCAGAGCCAGACCGCCATCGGTAGCGGCGGTTTCAGCGGCAAGGGCTATCTGGAGGGCACCCTCACGAAGTTCAAGTACGTGCCCATGCAGAGCACCGACTTCATCTTCTGCACCGTGGGCGAGGAATGGGGATTCCTGGGCACCAGCTTCGTCGTCATCCTATTCACCGTGCTCATCCTGCGCATCATCCAGATCAGCGATCGGCAGCGGTCGAAATTCACCCGGATCTATGCCTACTGCGTGGCGAGCATCTTCTTCCTGCACTTGATGATCAACGTGGGCATGACCATCGGCCTGGCCCCTGTGATCGGCATCCCCCTTCCCTTCTTCAGCTACGGGGGCAGCAGCATGATCGGCTTCACCCTGCTGCTCGGAACCTTGGTGCGGCTGGATGCGGAACGGCTGAGCCTGCTGCGGTGA
- a CDS encoding rod shape-determining protein gives MSWFNFFTQEIAIDLGTANTLIIHNDKVVVDEPSIVAVDRTTGKVIAVGRQAQQMHGKTHENIKTIRPLKDGVIADFKAAEDMIKGMIRMINPGRRLFTPNLRMVICIPSGITEVEKRAVKDSSEHAGAKEVYLIHEPMAAAIGIGIDVEEPMGNMIIDIGGGTSEIAVIALGGIVCDKNIRVAGDEFTQDIEEYMRRQHNILVGERTAETIKIEVGAALTELDSPPPDYAVRGRDLMTGIPKEITVTYSEIAQALDKSISKIEEAILSALEATPPELSADIYKTGIYLAGGGALLRGLDKRISIKTKLPVHVADDPLRAVARGTGIALKNIDRFQFLMRE, from the coding sequence ATGAGCTGGTTCAACTTCTTCACCCAGGAGATCGCGATCGACCTCGGCACCGCCAACACGCTCATCATCCACAACGACAAGGTGGTGGTGGACGAGCCCAGCATCGTGGCGGTGGACCGCACCACCGGCAAGGTGATCGCGGTGGGGCGGCAGGCGCAGCAGATGCACGGCAAGACCCACGAGAACATCAAGACCATCCGCCCGCTGAAGGACGGGGTGATCGCCGACTTCAAGGCCGCCGAGGACATGATCAAGGGCATGATCCGCATGATCAACCCCGGCCGGCGACTCTTCACCCCCAACCTGCGCATGGTGATCTGCATCCCCAGCGGCATCACCGAAGTGGAGAAGCGGGCCGTGAAGGACAGCAGCGAGCACGCCGGGGCCAAGGAGGTTTACCTGATCCATGAGCCCATGGCGGCGGCGATCGGCATCGGCATCGATGTGGAGGAGCCCATGGGCAACATGATCATCGACATCGGCGGCGGCACCAGCGAAATCGCCGTGATCGCCCTGGGCGGGATCGTGTGCGACAAGAACATCCGCGTTGCCGGTGATGAATTCACGCAGGACATCGAGGAGTACATGCGGCGCCAGCACAACATCCTGGTGGGGGAGCGTACGGCCGAGACCATCAAGATCGAGGTGGGCGCGGCGCTCACCGAGCTCGACAGCCCTCCGCCGGATTACGCCGTGCGCGGCCGGGACCTGATGACGGGCATCCCCAAGGAAATCACCGTCACCTACAGCGAGATCGCCCAGGCTCTGGACAAGAGCATCAGCAAGATCGAGGAGGCCATCCTCAGCGCCCTGGAGGCCACCCCGCCCGAACTGAGCGCCGACATCTACAAGACGGGCATCTACCTGGCCGGTGGCGGTGCACTGCTGCGCGGGTTGGACAAGCGCATCAGCATCAAGACCAAGCTGCCGGTGCACGTGGCCGACGACCCCCTGCGCGCCGTGGCGCGTGGCACGGGCATCGCGCTCAAGAACATCGACCGCTTCCAGTTCCTGATGCGCGAATGA
- a CDS encoding hemolysin family protein, producing the protein MEPTDLFLIAASVVISALCSGLEIAFVSSNKLYIELERKRGAVWARLVGVLQRNPGRVIGALLVGNNIALVVYGVLMAKVIEPWLAGFGWGPVLVLIGQTVLSTLLILVVAEFLPKALFRLDANRSLALFTVPLLLLYVLLWVPMMLITGLSELVLRVFRIQTKPGQIAFGRIDLDEFLREMASGSEQQQHLDAEVEYFRNTLELSSIKAREIMVPRARIEAVDAEEGLDLLHRRFVDTGMSKLLVYKDSIDNVIGYVHGYELFRHPRSVRSILRPVNFIPGTMPADEVLQLFIKQRTHVAVVVDEFGGTAGMLTMEDVVETIVGDIEDEHDTPEDVMERVGEHEFLLSGRLEVDTLRRELGLAIPEGEEYDTLAGFILHRTGDLPEQGQEIDLHPFRMVVAQVAHGRIDLVRLLVTDPGPGYLT; encoded by the coding sequence TTGGAGCCGACCGATCTTTTCCTCATCGCCGCCTCGGTGGTCATTTCGGCGCTTTGCTCGGGCTTGGAGATCGCCTTCGTGTCGAGCAACAAGCTCTACATCGAGCTCGAGCGCAAGCGCGGTGCCGTATGGGCCCGACTGGTGGGCGTCTTGCAGCGCAACCCGGGGCGGGTCATCGGGGCGTTGCTGGTGGGCAACAACATCGCGCTGGTCGTGTACGGTGTGCTCATGGCCAAGGTCATCGAGCCGTGGCTGGCCGGATTCGGATGGGGGCCGGTCCTGGTCCTCATCGGGCAGACCGTGCTCAGCACCCTGCTCATCCTGGTGGTTGCGGAGTTCCTGCCCAAGGCGCTCTTCCGGCTCGACGCGAACCGTTCGCTGGCCCTGTTCACTGTGCCGCTCCTGTTGCTGTATGTGCTCTTGTGGGTGCCCATGATGCTCATCACCGGTCTCAGTGAACTGGTCCTCAGGGTGTTCCGCATCCAAACCAAGCCCGGTCAGATTGCATTCGGCCGCATCGACCTGGATGAATTCCTGCGGGAGATGGCCTCCGGCAGCGAGCAGCAGCAGCACCTGGATGCCGAGGTGGAGTATTTCCGCAACACGCTGGAACTGAGCAGTATCAAGGCGCGGGAGATCATGGTGCCGCGGGCGCGTATCGAGGCCGTGGATGCCGAGGAGGGCTTGGACCTGCTGCATCGCCGCTTCGTGGATACCGGCATGAGCAAGCTGCTGGTCTACAAGGACAGCATCGACAACGTCATCGGGTACGTCCACGGGTACGAGCTTTTCCGACACCCGCGCTCGGTGCGGTCCATCCTCCGGCCGGTGAACTTCATCCCGGGCACCATGCCTGCGGATGAGGTGCTGCAGCTCTTCATCAAGCAGCGCACGCACGTGGCGGTGGTGGTGGATGAGTTCGGCGGAACAGCGGGTATGCTCACCATGGAGGATGTGGTGGAGACCATCGTGGGGGACATCGAGGACGAGCACGATACGCCGGAGGATGTCATGGAGCGCGTGGGGGAGCATGAATTCCTGCTCAGCGGCCGCCTTGAGGTGGATACACTGCGACGTGAGCTCGGGCTCGCCATTCCTGAGGGCGAGGAATACGACACCCTGGCCGGATTCATCCTCCATCGCACGGGCGACCTGCCCGAGCAGGGCCAGGAGATCGACCTGCACCCCTTCAGGATGGTGGTGGCCCAGGTGGCCCATGGCCGCATCGACCTGGTACGTCTGCTTGTGACCGACCCGGGCCCCGGCTATCTGACCTGA
- the mrdA gene encoding penicillin-binding protein 2, with protein MNFESRKYVLIAAVGAIAVIFILRLLWIQVVDDKWKASAANMAERKITDYPARGFIYDRKGRLMVANTPVYDLMMVPKEVKAFDTAAFADLISVPLEELRQRMGDARRYSLYKPSVIEKQIPAGQFSAISVHLHKYPGFYGQSRTLRTYPPRTAAHLLGYLSEVDARKVEQDPYYKPGDVIGVGGLEQQYEEALRGRRGVRYVLVDVHNNIKGPYKDGIYDTLAVEGKDLFTGIDLDMQLLGERLLRNKKGSIVALDPRTGEVLCLVSSPSYDPELLVGRVRNTNYGILQRDPIKPLFDRALQAQYPPGSIFKIVQSLIALDEGVITPTTGFPCNKSLVGCHNHPYAGTIEQAIQYSCNPYYYQVFDRVVERKLDKKSRFRDAALGLAEWERRMHSFGLGEKPRMDLPSLKGGNIPGPAYYDRKYGKERWAFSTIYSVSIGQGEVLTVPIQMANLAAIFANKGWYYDPHVVRAIGDPDSVQARYRERHVVEAAPHWFDHIQEGMRRVVHEPGGTARSARIEGITVCGKTGTAENPHGQDHAVFICFAPMEDPKVAMAVYVENSGFGGTWAAPIASLLMEQYLTDTIKRPELMQRMLDADLIAAEKDFVKKPKKPRRR; from the coding sequence ATGAACTTCGAATCGCGGAAATACGTGCTCATCGCCGCCGTGGGCGCCATCGCGGTCATCTTCATCCTCCGGCTCCTCTGGATCCAGGTGGTGGACGACAAGTGGAAGGCCAGCGCAGCGAACATGGCCGAGCGCAAGATCACCGACTATCCGGCTCGGGGCTTCATCTATGATCGCAAGGGCCGCCTGATGGTGGCCAACACGCCGGTGTACGACCTCATGATGGTGCCGAAGGAGGTGAAGGCATTCGACACGGCCGCCTTCGCCGACCTCATCAGCGTGCCCCTGGAGGAGCTCCGGCAGCGCATGGGCGATGCCCGGCGCTATTCGCTCTACAAGCCGAGCGTCATCGAGAAGCAGATCCCCGCAGGCCAGTTCTCGGCCATCAGCGTGCACCTGCACAAATACCCGGGTTTCTACGGTCAGAGCCGCACGCTGCGCACCTACCCCCCGCGCACCGCGGCCCACCTGCTCGGATACCTCAGCGAGGTGGATGCGCGCAAGGTGGAACAGGACCCCTACTACAAACCGGGCGACGTGATCGGCGTAGGCGGCCTGGAGCAGCAGTACGAGGAGGCGCTCCGCGGGCGCCGCGGCGTGCGCTATGTGCTCGTCGATGTGCACAACAACATCAAGGGCCCATACAAGGACGGCATTTACGACACACTAGCCGTGGAGGGGAAGGACCTCTTCACCGGCATCGACCTTGATATGCAGCTGCTGGGAGAACGGCTCTTGCGCAACAAGAAAGGCAGCATCGTGGCCCTTGACCCCCGCACCGGCGAGGTGCTCTGCCTCGTGAGCAGCCCCTCCTATGACCCCGAGCTGCTGGTGGGCCGTGTGCGCAACACCAATTATGGCATCCTGCAGCGCGACCCCATCAAGCCGCTCTTCGACCGGGCGCTCCAGGCCCAGTATCCGCCCGGTTCCATCTTCAAGATCGTGCAGTCGCTCATCGCGCTCGACGAGGGCGTCATCACGCCCACCACCGGCTTCCCCTGCAATAAGAGCCTGGTGGGCTGCCACAACCACCCCTACGCGGGCACCATCGAGCAGGCCATCCAGTATTCCTGCAACCCGTACTACTACCAGGTCTTCGACCGGGTGGTGGAACGGAAGCTCGACAAGAAGAGCCGGTTCCGCGACGCGGCGCTGGGCCTCGCCGAATGGGAGCGGCGCATGCACAGCTTCGGTCTGGGCGAAAAGCCGCGCATGGACCTTCCCTCGCTGAAGGGCGGCAACATCCCCGGCCCGGCCTACTACGACCGGAAATACGGCAAGGAGCGCTGGGCCTTCAGCACCATCTACAGCGTGAGCATCGGTCAGGGCGAGGTGCTCACCGTCCCCATCCAGATGGCGAACCTCGCTGCGATCTTTGCCAACAAGGGCTGGTACTACGACCCGCACGTGGTGCGCGCCATCGGCGACCCCGACAGCGTGCAGGCCCGCTACCGCGAGAGGCATGTGGTGGAGGCGGCCCCCCATTGGTTCGACCACATCCAGGAAGGGATGCGGCGCGTGGTCCATGAGCCCGGTGGCACGGCCCGCAGCGCCCGGATCGAAGGCATCACCGTCTGCGGGAAGACGGGAACGGCCGAGAACCCGCACGGACAGGACCATGCCGTCTTCATCTGCTTCGCCCCGATGGAGGACCCCAAGGTGGCCATGGCCGTCTATGTGGAGAACTCGGGCTTCGGCGGCACCTGGGCCGCCCCGATCGCCAGCCTGCTCATGGAGCAATACCTCACCGATACCATCAAGCGCCCCGAACTGATGCAGCGCATGCTGGACGCCGACCTCATCGCTGCCGAGAAGGATTTCGTGAAGAAGCCCAAGAAGCCACGCCGCCGATGA
- a CDS encoding peptidylprolyl isomerase codes for MAVIGKIRERSGLLVVLVGGALALFILDALLSNRTGLGRNDQAVGEVAGEEIGLAEFDRRVSDEVESYRNEFGQAANAQVTEQVRNTVWNELVKGKVLLGQVKAAGFTITKPEYDDVRFGDNVMPEFQGQFNGADGKPDKARLREYFSSIQLNAPVYHEIQSRRIQENRLYAKYNALVKKSVFVNSAQARDEFNAKNTRATFNFVAKRYDSEPDSLYAVSDRDLRRYYDKHKNDPKHKQKASRSFDYVLFPVLPSDADRAAIQDDLARLKGEFEAATDDSAFVLGNAASRAYTKVPYVAGTADKLNDSLIVNGAVGAVIGPFQEGETVKLVKVKELADVPEARVRHILLSTQKGVGEDDQKKRADSLLTVVKKDRSKFADLVTKFSDDPGSVSNGGVYEWFDKQQMVPEFTAASFDQKVGAITICKTSYGFHIVEVLGQRTRQERRIITVDRPVKPSGATFKEVYKRANEFSLRNKSAEAIKAAAEEQGLQVTNVADLRSDQRFVQGLQQPASVIGWVNRAKVGEVSDPKEAGDNYVVAVLLGAKEEGVPALEDVREAFMKEAAKEKKAETYLERMKGKTDVSALATEMGVSVQTATDMLFNAFSIPGGYSEFEVVGQIFALQAGQTSVPLKGDNAVYVVSMTSRADAPADGDTAGDKGSLLGRLQSRAESALFNALRESAGVKDNRHLFY; via the coding sequence ATGGCAGTTATCGGCAAGATCCGCGAGCGCAGCGGCCTCCTCGTAGTGCTCGTGGGCGGTGCGTTGGCCCTATTCATCCTTGATGCGCTGCTTTCCAACCGTACGGGCCTGGGCCGCAACGATCAGGCCGTCGGCGAGGTGGCTGGGGAGGAGATCGGACTCGCCGAATTCGACCGGCGCGTGAGCGACGAGGTGGAGAGTTATCGCAACGAGTTCGGCCAGGCGGCCAATGCCCAAGTGACCGAGCAGGTGCGCAACACCGTGTGGAATGAGCTGGTGAAGGGCAAGGTGCTGCTCGGCCAGGTGAAGGCCGCCGGATTCACCATCACCAAGCCGGAGTATGACGATGTCCGCTTCGGCGACAATGTGATGCCCGAGTTCCAGGGCCAGTTCAATGGCGCGGATGGCAAGCCCGATAAAGCCCGCCTGCGGGAGTACTTCAGCTCCATTCAGCTGAATGCACCCGTCTACCATGAGATCCAATCGCGCCGGATCCAGGAGAACCGCCTCTACGCCAAGTACAATGCGCTGGTGAAGAAGAGCGTCTTCGTGAACAGCGCCCAGGCCCGCGACGAATTCAACGCCAAGAATACACGGGCCACCTTCAATTTCGTGGCCAAGCGCTACGATAGCGAGCCCGACAGCCTCTACGCGGTGAGCGACCGTGACCTGCGCCGCTACTACGACAAGCACAAGAATGACCCGAAGCACAAGCAGAAAGCCTCACGGTCCTTCGATTACGTGCTCTTCCCGGTGCTGCCAAGCGATGCTGACCGTGCGGCGATCCAGGATGACCTGGCGCGGCTGAAGGGCGAATTCGAAGCGGCCACGGACGATTCCGCCTTCGTGCTCGGCAACGCGGCCTCCCGTGCGTACACCAAGGTCCCGTACGTGGCCGGAACGGCGGACAAGCTGAATGATTCCCTGATCGTGAACGGCGCAGTGGGCGCCGTGATCGGTCCCTTCCAGGAGGGTGAGACGGTGAAGCTGGTGAAGGTGAAGGAGCTGGCCGATGTGCCGGAGGCGCGCGTGCGCCACATCCTGCTGAGCACCCAGAAGGGTGTGGGCGAGGATGACCAGAAGAAGCGGGCCGACAGCCTTCTCACGGTGGTGAAGAAGGACCGGAGCAAGTTCGCCGACCTCGTGACCAAGTTCAGCGACGACCCCGGCAGCGTGAGCAACGGAGGCGTGTACGAGTGGTTCGACAAGCAGCAGATGGTACCGGAGTTCACAGCAGCCAGCTTCGATCAGAAGGTGGGCGCCATCACTATCTGCAAGACGAGCTACGGTTTCCATATCGTCGAGGTGCTCGGCCAGCGCACCCGCCAGGAGCGTCGCATCATCACCGTCGACCGTCCGGTGAAGCCGTCGGGCGCCACCTTCAAGGAGGTGTACAAACGCGCCAATGAGTTCAGCCTGCGCAATAAGTCGGCGGAGGCGATCAAGGCAGCCGCTGAGGAGCAGGGCCTGCAGGTGACCAATGTGGCCGACCTGCGGAGCGACCAGCGGTTCGTTCAGGGCCTTCAGCAGCCTGCGTCGGTCATCGGCTGGGTGAACCGGGCCAAAGTGGGAGAGGTGAGCGATCCAAAGGAGGCCGGTGACAACTATGTGGTTGCGGTGCTGCTGGGCGCCAAGGAAGAGGGCGTGCCTGCGCTGGAGGATGTGCGCGAGGCCTTCATGAAGGAGGCCGCCAAGGAGAAGAAGGCAGAGACCTACCTGGAGAGGATGAAGGGCAAGACCGATGTCAGTGCGTTGGCCACCGAGATGGGCGTGAGCGTGCAGACCGCCACGGACATGCTGTTCAATGCATTCAGCATCCCCGGAGGCTACAGCGAGTTCGAGGTGGTGGGCCAGATATTCGCGCTACAGGCGGGCCAGACCAGCGTGCCGCTGAAGGGCGACAATGCGGTGTACGTGGTGAGCATGACCTCGCGCGCCGACGCCCCCGCCGACGGCGACACGGCCGGGGACAAGGGCAGCCTGCTCGGCCGCCTGCAGAGCCGCGCGGAGAGCGCGCTGTTCAACGCCCTTCGCGAATCGGCCGGGGTGAAGGACAATCGCCACCTGTTCTACTGA
- the mreC gene encoding rod shape-determining protein MreC, with protein MRDLFRFLFRIRDTLLFIALLLLSFLLLYNGNAHHRALAINSSSAVAGTLYSWRREITDYASLREVNERLVAENIDWRNRHSSAYTPVEDPFVRINDTIHRQLFRYTPAKVVNATWHKPRNYLTLDKGLTAGVRPDMGVIGPDGIVGVVRDASPHFASVISVLNPDIRTSVRVRRTGHFGLLYWDTNNPIAASVVDIPKHARVQAGDTVVTMGGDGIFPADVPVGLVISVESPPGRPDQAILVRLFEDMTRSGFVYVVTDLQRPERDTLQQAHSAP; from the coding sequence ATGCGCGACCTCTTCCGCTTCCTCTTCCGCATCCGGGACACCCTCCTGTTCATCGCACTCCTGCTCCTGTCCTTCCTGCTGCTCTACAACGGCAATGCGCACCACCGGGCATTGGCCATCAACAGCAGCAGCGCGGTGGCCGGAACGCTCTACAGCTGGCGCAGGGAGATCACCGACTACGCCAGCCTCCGCGAGGTGAACGAACGGCTCGTGGCAGAGAACATCGACTGGCGCAATCGCCACAGCAGCGCCTATACGCCGGTGGAGGACCCCTTCGTCCGCATCAATGACACCATCCACCGGCAGCTCTTCCGCTACACACCCGCCAAGGTGGTGAACGCCACCTGGCACAAGCCCCGCAACTACCTCACGCTCGATAAGGGGCTCACCGCCGGTGTCCGTCCTGACATGGGCGTGATCGGGCCCGATGGAATCGTGGGCGTGGTGCGCGACGCCAGCCCCCACTTCGCCTCCGTCATCAGCGTTCTGAACCCGGACATCCGCACCAGCGTCAGGGTCAGGCGCACTGGGCACTTCGGGCTGCTCTATTGGGACACGAACAATCCCATCGCCGCCTCCGTGGTGGACATCCCCAAGCATGCGCGCGTGCAGGCGGGCGACACGGTGGTCACCATGGGCGGCGACGGCATATTCCCCGCCGACGTCCCTGTGGGCCTTGTGATCTCCGTGGAGAGCCCGCCAGGCCGGCCCGACCAGGCCATCCTTGTACGGCTCTTCGAGGACATGACGCGCAGCGGCTTCGTGTATGTGGTGACCGACCTGCAGCGGCCAGAGCGGGACACGCTCCAGCAAGCCCATTCCGCACCATGA
- the lptC gene encoding LPS export ABC transporter periplasmic protein LptC, which translates to MAGMLVSCKNDLERVAAVELPEAVPERVTEQAEYLYTDSGIVRNRLRAGRISEWGGEAKRTELSDGLELVFFDPLGRQTSTLTARRGAIWPAQKRMEVHEQVVFVNAKGERLETESLTWHQDSARVRTDKAVRIQRGRDVIHGLGLDAAEDFSSYVIRRVTGTLHLDGDTLAPEHP; encoded by the coding sequence ATGGCGGGCATGCTGGTTTCATGCAAGAACGACCTGGAGCGCGTGGCGGCGGTTGAGTTGCCCGAGGCGGTTCCGGAGAGGGTGACCGAGCAGGCCGAATACCTCTACACCGATTCGGGCATCGTGCGCAACCGGCTGCGCGCGGGGCGCATCAGCGAGTGGGGCGGAGAAGCCAAGCGCACCGAGCTCTCCGATGGACTGGAGCTGGTGTTCTTCGATCCGCTCGGTCGCCAGACCAGCACCCTCACGGCCCGACGGGGCGCCATTTGGCCTGCGCAGAAGCGCATGGAGGTGCATGAGCAGGTGGTCTTCGTGAATGCCAAGGGTGAGCGGCTGGAGACGGAATCGCTCACCTGGCACCAGGATAGCGCCCGTGTCCGCACCGACAAGGCCGTGCGCATCCAGCGCGGGCGCGATGTGATCCATGGCCTCGGCCTGGACGCGGCGGAGGACTTCAGCAGCTATGTCATCAGGCGGGTAACGGGCACCCTGCACCTCGATGGCGATACCTTGGCCCCCGAACACCCCTAG
- the mreD gene encoding rod shape-determining protein MreD has protein sequence MIGTLAANIGRFILLLLLQVLVLDHLDVANGWMVPYLYVLFLLMLPFEVPAWGVLLLGATIGMAMDLFSSTPGMHMSACVAMAFARKHLLRLMAPREGYEFGMRPTVPRMGLPWFATYAGVLIVLHHLWLFIVEIHRFDALGATLLRALMSAAFTLALCLLAQFLTSAAQERSRA, from the coding sequence ATGATCGGCACGCTCGCAGCGAACATCGGCCGATTCATCCTGCTCCTGCTGCTCCAGGTGCTGGTGCTCGACCACCTCGACGTGGCCAACGGCTGGATGGTGCCCTACCTGTACGTGCTCTTCCTCCTCATGCTGCCCTTCGAGGTGCCCGCCTGGGGCGTGCTCCTGCTCGGTGCGACCATCGGCATGGCCATGGACCTCTTCAGCAGCACGCCGGGCATGCACATGAGCGCCTGCGTGGCCATGGCCTTCGCTCGGAAGCACCTGCTGCGCCTCATGGCGCCGCGCGAGGGCTATGAGTTCGGCATGAGGCCCACCGTGCCCCGCATGGGGCTCCCCTGGTTCGCCACCTACGCCGGCGTTCTCATCGTGCTCCACCACCTCTGGCTCTTCATCGTGGAGATCCACCGCTTCGACGCACTCGGCGCCACCCTGCTGCGCGCCTTGATGAGCGCCGCCTTCACGCTCGCGCTCTGCCTGCTCGCGCAATTCCTCACCTCCGCCGCGCAGGAGCGCAGCCGCGCATGA